Proteins from one Mycolicibacter virginiensis genomic window:
- a CDS encoding AAA family ATPase has protein sequence MTAPETQEADSLLAEVITAAELHHQEFAELVQFVHGLITEGFGIVAGPPKLGKSWWTLCVALAIAAGGSAFGKVSVEQRDVLLLALEDSPRRLQGRIQAVWGDGIPPHRLHILTKVGPRLLIPTISAWLVSHPRGLVILDTLGRARQQRNRGDDAYLADYQAGVSLKNIVDAFPGSALLGVHHTRKASSDDFVDDLSGTLGLAGAADYVLVLRRQRNSTEATLQVTGRDAPEGEYAFTVTEGMWRLAGNELSEAAAEAQKRRDSKRYGERAMEVVAVVNRRAPANHTTAADVAEALGLDNDQARVYLNRLAKADRISKVGVGAYTSVTTVTTVTPPANCGNEGGESAAGVTPSNTTATVTPPEPRRASENGQSVTLVTGETDTQNQPSGAKGNVHD, from the coding sequence GTGACTGCGCCCGAGACCCAGGAAGCGGATTCACTATTAGCCGAAGTGATCACCGCCGCTGAGCTACACCATCAGGAATTTGCCGAGCTGGTGCAGTTCGTACACGGCCTCATCACTGAGGGTTTTGGCATCGTGGCCGGCCCGCCGAAGCTTGGTAAGTCCTGGTGGACTTTGTGTGTAGCTTTGGCGATCGCCGCAGGCGGCAGCGCATTCGGCAAGGTGTCAGTAGAGCAGCGTGACGTTCTACTACTCGCACTGGAAGATTCACCACGGAGGCTCCAGGGTCGCATTCAGGCAGTCTGGGGCGACGGGATCCCGCCGCATCGGCTGCATATCCTGACCAAGGTTGGGCCGCGGCTGCTGATTCCGACGATCAGCGCATGGCTGGTGAGCCACCCTCGCGGCTTGGTCATTCTCGACACCCTGGGGCGTGCGCGGCAGCAGCGTAACCGCGGCGACGATGCGTATCTTGCGGACTATCAAGCGGGTGTTTCGCTCAAAAACATCGTTGATGCGTTCCCGGGCAGTGCACTGCTCGGTGTGCACCACACCCGAAAGGCATCCTCAGATGACTTCGTGGATGACCTGTCGGGCACGCTCGGGCTGGCCGGTGCCGCGGACTACGTGCTGGTGTTACGGCGTCAGCGCAACAGCACCGAGGCCACCCTGCAAGTCACCGGCCGTGACGCACCTGAAGGGGAGTATGCATTCACGGTTACCGAGGGCATGTGGCGGCTGGCCGGAAATGAGCTGTCCGAGGCTGCTGCGGAAGCGCAGAAGCGTCGCGACAGCAAGCGGTACGGCGAACGTGCAATGGAAGTCGTCGCTGTCGTCAACAGGCGTGCGCCGGCCAACCACACCACCGCTGCCGACGTGGCGGAAGCCCTCGGCCTCGACAACGACCAGGCACGGGTCTACCTCAACCGGCTGGCCAAGGCGGACCGTATCAGCAAGGTGGGTGTTGGTGCGTACACCAGTGTTACGACCGTTACGACTGTTACGCCCCCTGCGAACTGCGGAAATGAAGGTGGTGAATCGGCCGCCGGCGTAACACCTTCCAACACCACAGCAACTGTTACGCCACCGGAACCTAGGCGGGCCAGCGAAAACGGGCAATCCGTAACGCTCGTAACAGGTGAAACAGACACGCAGAACCAGCCATCCGGGGCGAAAGGCAACGTCCATGACTGA
- a CDS encoding DUF6011 domain-containing protein, which translates to MTTSIAAAVLAAGVEGLHLKCDQDLNTAEATTCRCLDCRRPLTAELSVIHRRGPVCRSRIGVIV; encoded by the coding sequence ATGACGACCTCAATCGCCGCCGCCGTGCTGGCCGCCGGTGTCGAAGGGTTGCATCTGAAATGCGACCAAGACCTAAACACTGCTGAGGCGACCACCTGTCGGTGCCTGGACTGCCGGCGGCCCCTCACGGCCGAACTGAGTGTCATCCACCGACGTGGCCCCGTTTGTCGCTCTCGCATAGGGGTGATCGTGTGA
- a CDS encoding helix-turn-helix transcriptional regulator, whose amino-acid sequence MSTNAVQRRYVTLREAADYIGVTDRTIRQMISDGRLTGYRGGKRFIRVDLNEIDALMQPFGGGA is encoded by the coding sequence TTGAGTACCAATGCCGTTCAACGTCGTTACGTAACCCTGCGCGAAGCCGCCGACTATATCGGCGTCACCGATCGCACGATCCGCCAGATGATCTCCGACGGCCGACTGACCGGCTATCGCGGCGGCAAGCGGTTCATTCGGGTTGACCTGAATGAAATCGACGCCTTGATGCAGCCGTTCGGCGGTGGTGCCTGA
- a CDS encoding tyrosine-type recombinase/integrase codes for MAATTRKKRAPGTFGTVETLPSGRHRARYRGPDGRRYTAPTLFLTKQDARGWLALRQAEIIRRAWEPPDAQAPTRNPVTFGGYAETWLQQRDLKERTEQHYNKLLTNHLLPTFGALPLTSITPDDVRAWHTAMGTGTPTLRAHAYGLMRTIMGTAASDGKINTNPCVIRGAGTAHRVHKIRPATLPQLETITASMPEAYRLMILLGAWCALRYGELAELRRRDVDLDDEIVRIERGVVRVDGGKFKVTTPKSNAGIRDVSIPPHLLPAIEDHLSKYVDSGQDSLLFPAINGGHLAPGTMNRWYYQARAAAGRPDLRFHDLRHSGAVLAAATGATLAELMDRLGHSTPAAAMRYQHASKQRGREIAALLSKLAENG; via the coding sequence ATGGCGGCAACGACACGCAAGAAGCGCGCACCTGGCACGTTCGGCACTGTGGAAACCCTCCCTAGTGGACGCCACCGCGCGCGCTACCGGGGCCCCGATGGTCGGCGCTACACCGCGCCGACGCTGTTTCTGACCAAGCAGGATGCCCGCGGTTGGTTGGCGCTGCGACAAGCCGAGATCATCCGAAGGGCATGGGAGCCACCTGACGCGCAGGCGCCCACGCGCAACCCGGTCACATTCGGCGGATATGCCGAGACATGGCTGCAGCAGCGTGACCTGAAGGAGCGAACCGAGCAGCACTACAACAAGCTGTTGACCAACCACCTGCTGCCGACGTTCGGCGCACTGCCGTTGACGTCTATTACGCCTGATGACGTACGCGCGTGGCATACGGCGATGGGAACGGGCACGCCGACGCTGCGCGCCCATGCCTACGGGCTGATGCGAACGATCATGGGCACTGCCGCATCCGACGGCAAGATCAATACCAACCCGTGCGTCATTCGAGGAGCCGGAACCGCCCACCGTGTCCACAAGATTCGGCCGGCAACGCTGCCGCAGCTGGAGACGATCACCGCCAGCATGCCCGAGGCTTACCGGCTGATGATTCTGCTCGGGGCCTGGTGTGCGTTGCGGTACGGCGAGCTGGCCGAACTGCGCCGTAGGGATGTCGATCTCGACGACGAGATTGTTCGGATAGAGCGCGGCGTCGTGCGGGTTGACGGCGGCAAATTCAAGGTCACCACGCCGAAGTCCAATGCTGGTATCCGCGACGTGTCAATACCTCCGCATCTGCTCCCAGCTATTGAGGATCACCTGTCGAAATACGTTGATTCAGGACAGGATTCGCTGCTATTCCCTGCGATCAACGGCGGGCACCTAGCGCCAGGCACCATGAACCGTTGGTACTACCAGGCACGTGCTGCGGCCGGGCGTCCTGATCTGCGCTTCCACGATTTGCGGCACTCCGGCGCGGTTCTGGCGGCGGCGACCGGGGCCACACTGGCCGAGCTGATGGACCGACTAGGCCACAGCACACCGGCGGCGGCCATGAGGTATCAGCACGCGTCGAAGCAGCGCGGGCGCGAGATCGCTGCGCTGCTAAGCAAGCTCGCCGAGAACGGGTAG
- a CDS encoding DUF4352 domain-containing protein, protein MNRPIVALSVFALTVAMSAACSSHTDSTSAPPAADTSNGASPATPKPAGHTGDTLNLTRADGSTVTVTLDKVINPATVTPGASDPGITYIATQFTIANPGTAAMNGDINTNVWAFGSDGQRYAPNLKDVGECTNFDAGMFHIAPGESATGCVVFALPAGVSPAKVRYAPSSGFADGFGEWLFPSPSRATPPPSVN, encoded by the coding sequence ATGAATCGACCCATCGTCGCGCTGTCGGTGTTCGCCTTGACTGTCGCCATGTCCGCGGCATGTTCAAGCCACACCGACTCGACGAGCGCGCCACCCGCGGCCGACACCTCTAACGGAGCCAGCCCGGCCACCCCGAAACCCGCCGGGCACACCGGCGACACCCTGAACCTCACCCGAGCCGACGGCAGCACTGTCACCGTCACCTTGGACAAGGTGATCAACCCCGCGACCGTCACGCCCGGCGCCAGCGACCCGGGCATCACCTATATCGCTACGCAGTTCACGATCGCGAACCCAGGCACCGCGGCCATGAACGGCGACATCAACACCAACGTCTGGGCTTTCGGTTCCGACGGGCAGCGCTACGCGCCGAACCTCAAAGATGTCGGCGAGTGCACGAACTTCGACGCCGGCATGTTCCACATCGCCCCGGGCGAGTCCGCGACCGGCTGCGTGGTGTTCGCCCTGCCGGCCGGGGTCAGCCCGGCGAAAGTCAGGTATGCCCCGTCGTCCGGGTTCGCCGATGGCTTCGGGGAATGGCTATTTCCCTCCCCCAGCCGCGCCACACCGCCCCCCAGCGTCAACTAA
- a CDS encoding Clp protease N-terminal domain-containing protein, translating to MADPTPLTQSIRLDDLINAITGVHDNPLEQLTDAVLAAEHLGEVADHLIGHFVDQARRSGASWTDIGKCMGVTKQAAQKKFVPRPESATLDPEQGFARFTPRARSAVVAAQNAAHRARNAEITPDHLVLGLLHDPGALATALLTAQQVDPEAVVAAVALEPGDAEPPALIPFNGPARKALELTFRTALRLGHNYIGTEHLLLALLEAEDGSGPLHRAGVDRQRAETDLARALEAITEKLAAPDSETTN from the coding sequence ATGGCTGATCCCACCCCGCTCACGCAGTCCATCCGCCTGGACGACCTGATCAACGCCATCACCGGCGTGCACGATAACCCCCTGGAACAGTTGACCGATGCCGTCTTGGCCGCCGAGCACCTCGGCGAGGTCGCCGACCATCTGATCGGGCACTTCGTCGACCAGGCGCGCCGATCGGGAGCGTCGTGGACCGATATCGGCAAGTGCATGGGCGTCACCAAGCAGGCGGCGCAGAAGAAGTTCGTTCCGCGCCCTGAGTCCGCCACGCTCGATCCCGAGCAGGGCTTCGCCCGGTTCACCCCGCGGGCGCGCAGTGCCGTGGTGGCGGCCCAGAACGCCGCGCACCGGGCACGCAACGCCGAGATCACCCCCGATCACCTGGTCCTGGGACTGCTGCACGATCCCGGCGCGCTGGCCACCGCGTTGCTCACCGCGCAGCAGGTCGACCCGGAAGCCGTTGTTGCCGCCGTCGCCCTTGAGCCCGGCGACGCCGAGCCGCCCGCCCTGATCCCGTTCAACGGCCCGGCACGCAAAGCGCTGGAGTTGACCTTCCGCACCGCACTTCGACTCGGCCACAACTACATCGGCACCGAGCACCTGCTGCTGGCGTTGCTGGAAGCCGAGGACGGCAGCGGCCCTCTGCATCGCGCCGGAGTCGACCGGCAGCGCGCCGAAACCGATCTGGCTCGCGCGCTGGAGGCGATCACCGAGAAGCTGGCTGCCCCCGATTCAGAAACCACGAACTGA